A genomic stretch from Photobacterium atrarenae includes:
- the hscB gene encoding co-chaperone HscB has translation MNHFELFGLPFQFQLDGSLLSTRFRELQRRFHPDNFATASERDRLMAVQKAAQINDAFQTLKAPTTRAEYMLSERGVDIRGEQQTLQDPAFLMQQMELREALEEIPDASDPESALFEFDQQASELYQAQLAELEQLLNDEHWEPAADAVRKLKFIDKLRHEVELLEDSLFD, from the coding sequence ATGAATCATTTCGAATTATTTGGGCTACCTTTCCAATTCCAGTTGGACGGTAGCCTTCTTTCAACGCGGTTCCGGGAACTGCAACGTCGTTTCCATCCTGATAACTTTGCAACCGCTTCTGAGCGGGATCGCCTGATGGCGGTTCAGAAAGCGGCGCAGATCAACGATGCCTTCCAAACCCTGAAAGCGCCGACCACGCGCGCGGAATATATGTTGTCCGAGCGCGGGGTGGATATTCGCGGTGAGCAGCAGACCCTGCAGGATCCGGCATTTTTGATGCAGCAGATGGAACTGCGCGAGGCGCTGGAAGAGATTCCGGACGCCAGTGATCCGGAAAGCGCCCTGTTTGAGTTTGATCAGCAGGCCTCGGAATTATACCAAGCCCAACTGGCAGAGCTTGAGCAGCTGCTGAATGATGAGCATTGGGAGCCGGCTGCTGATGCCGTGCGTAAGCTGAAGTTTATTGATAAGCTGCGCCATGAAGTAGAGCTGCTTGAAGACAGCTTATTTGACTGA
- the iscA gene encoding iron-sulfur cluster assembly protein IscA, with product MAITITEAAASRVASFLENRGKGIGLRLGVRTSGCSGMAYVLEFVDELNEEDQVFEENGVKIIIDPKSLVYLDGTELDFAKEGLNEGFKFNNPNVSSECGCGESFNV from the coding sequence ATGGCCATTACGATCACTGAAGCGGCAGCAAGCCGTGTAGCTAGTTTCCTGGAAAACCGAGGCAAAGGCATTGGCCTGCGCTTGGGCGTTCGGACTTCAGGTTGCTCGGGAATGGCTTATGTCCTTGAATTCGTTGATGAGCTGAACGAAGAAGATCAGGTGTTCGAAGAAAACGGCGTCAAGATTATTATTGACCCGAAAAGCCTGGTCTACCTCGATGGCACCGAGCTGGATTTTGCCAAAGAAGGGCTGAATGAAGGCTTTAAGTTTAACAACCCGAACGTTTCAAGCGAATGTGGTTGCGGTGAGAGCTTCAACGTTTAA
- the iscU gene encoding Fe-S cluster assembly scaffold IscU: MAYSEKVIDHYENPRNVGSFDKNDKNVGSGMVGAPACGDVMKLQIKVSDEGIIEDAKFKTYGCGSAIASSSLITEWVKGKSLDEAASIKNSAIAEELELPPVKVHCSILAEDAIKAAVSDYKKKHDQN; encoded by the coding sequence ATGGCATATAGTGAAAAGGTCATTGATCATTATGAGAATCCGCGTAACGTGGGCTCATTTGACAAAAACGACAAGAACGTCGGTAGCGGTATGGTCGGCGCACCAGCCTGTGGCGACGTGATGAAACTACAGATCAAAGTATCTGACGAAGGCATCATTGAAGATGCGAAGTTCAAAACTTATGGTTGTGGTTCTGCGATCGCATCCAGCTCCCTGATCACCGAATGGGTGAAAGGCAAGAGCCTGGACGAAGCAGCATCAATCAAGAACTCTGCTATTGCAGAAGAGCTGGAGCTGCCACCGGTGAAGGTTCACTGCTCAATCCTGGCAGAAGATGCGATTAAAGCTGCGGTTAGCGATTATAAAAAGAAACACGATCAAAACTAA
- a CDS encoding IscS subfamily cysteine desulfurase: MKLPIYFDYSATCPVDPRVAEKMMQCLTMDGNFGNPASRSHRFGWQAEEAVDMAREQVADLLNADPREIVFTSGATESDNLAIKGAAHFYGKKGKHVITCKTEHKAVLDPCRQLEREGYEVTYLEPESNGLIDLAKLRDAMRDDTVLVSIMHVNNEIGVIQDITAIGELCREKKIIFHVDAAQSAGKLPIDVQEMKVDLISLSGHKIYGPKGIGALYVRRKPRIRLEAQMHGGGHERGFRSGTLATHQIVGMGEACRIAKEDMDKDYQHALALRNRLLEGVKDIEAMTINGDLEQRLPNNLNISFAFVEGESLLMALKDLAVSSGSACTSASLEPSYVLRALGLDDELAHSSIRFSFGRFTTEEEVDYAISQIRGAVEKLREMSPLWDMYKEGIDLNTVEWAHH; the protein is encoded by the coding sequence ATGAAACTGCCAATATATTTTGATTATTCCGCTACTTGCCCAGTCGACCCGCGTGTTGCCGAGAAGATGATGCAATGCCTGACAATGGACGGTAACTTCGGTAACCCGGCTTCTCGTTCTCACCGTTTCGGTTGGCAGGCAGAGGAAGCAGTTGATATGGCACGTGAGCAAGTGGCCGACCTGCTGAATGCGGATCCGCGTGAGATCGTATTCACCTCAGGTGCGACTGAGTCGGATAACCTGGCGATCAAAGGTGCTGCCCACTTCTACGGTAAGAAAGGCAAGCACGTCATCACCTGTAAAACAGAACACAAAGCGGTCCTGGACCCATGCCGTCAACTGGAGCGCGAAGGTTACGAAGTCACGTACCTGGAGCCGGAATCCAATGGCTTGATTGATCTGGCAAAACTGCGTGATGCGATGCGTGATGATACCGTGCTGGTTTCAATCATGCATGTGAACAACGAAATCGGCGTGATCCAGGACATTACTGCGATTGGCGAGCTGTGCCGTGAGAAGAAAATTATTTTCCACGTCGATGCGGCGCAATCTGCCGGTAAGCTGCCGATTGATGTCCAAGAAATGAAAGTGGATCTGATTTCCCTGTCCGGACATAAGATATACGGCCCGAAAGGCATTGGTGCCTTGTATGTTCGCCGTAAGCCGCGTATCCGCCTGGAAGCGCAGATGCACGGTGGTGGTCATGAGCGTGGTTTCCGCTCTGGTACGCTGGCGACGCACCAAATCGTCGGTATGGGTGAAGCATGCCGCATTGCCAAAGAAGATATGGATAAAGACTACCAGCACGCGCTTGCCCTGCGTAACCGTCTGCTGGAGGGTGTAAAAGACATCGAAGCGATGACGATTAACGGTGATTTGGAGCAACGTCTGCCAAATAACCTGAACATCAGCTTCGCATTTGTAGAAGGCGAATCGCTCCTGATGGCCCTGAAAGATCTGGCTGTCTCTTCAGGTTCTGCCTGTACGTCTGCAAGCCTGGAGCCGTCGTACGTCCTGCGTGCGCTGGGTCTGGATGACGAACTGGCCCACAGCTCGATCCGTTTTTCTTTCGGTCGTTTCACGACGGAAGAAGAAGTGGACTACGCGATTTCACAAATCCGCGGTGCGGTAGAGAAACTGCGTGAAATGTCTCCGCTGTGGGATATGTACAAAGAAGGCATTGACCTGAACACAGTCGAGTGGGCACACCACTAA
- the iscR gene encoding Fe-S cluster assembly transcriptional regulator IscR: MRLTSKGRYAVTAMLDVALHSQDGPVPLADISERQGISLSYLEQLFSRLRKAGLVASVRGPGGGYRLGEDADDIAVGMVIAAVDESVDATKCQGKGDCQGGVRCLTHTLWHDLSARISGFLNNITLGELMKDNDVQEISDRQDQILQKTSFAKNNTHDSATIGVNVRS; encoded by the coding sequence ATGAGATTGACATCAAAAGGAAGATATGCGGTAACGGCCATGCTGGACGTTGCCCTGCATTCTCAAGATGGCCCGGTTCCTCTGGCTGATATTTCAGAGCGTCAGGGGATTTCGCTGTCTTATCTTGAACAGCTTTTTTCTCGCCTGCGCAAGGCCGGCCTGGTGGCCAGTGTCCGCGGTCCCGGTGGCGGCTACCGCCTGGGTGAAGACGCCGATGACATTGCCGTGGGCATGGTCATTGCCGCCGTTGATGAATCGGTTGACGCCACCAAATGCCAGGGGAAAGGGGACTGCCAGGGCGGTGTCCGCTGCCTGACCCATACGCTGTGGCACGATCTGAGCGCCCGTATCAGCGGCTTTTTAAATAACATCACGCTTGGTGAGCTGATGAAAGATAATGATGTTCAGGAGATCTCGGATCGTCAGGATCAAATCCTGCAAAAAACATCATTTGCCAAAAACAATACACATGACAGCGCCACAATCGGTGTCAATGTCCGCTCCTAG
- the trmJ gene encoding tRNA (cytosine(32)/uridine(32)-2'-O)-methyltransferase TrmJ — MLDKISVVLVGTSHPGNIGSAARAMKVMGLTNLVLVDPACEVDGKTYALAAGASDVVENARIVSTLDEAIADCGLVIGSSARSRTLEWPQLDPRECGAKSIAEAGNHHVAILFGRERTGLTNEELQRCHCHVYIPANPEYSSLNLAMAVQTVCYEVRMAYLEQQKQGHSTVVEDYPRVDELEMFYEHLEKVTRQTRFINKNHPGMVMAKLRRLFTRARPEQQELNILRGILSSVEKSLENQGK, encoded by the coding sequence ATGTTAGATAAGATCAGTGTTGTTTTAGTCGGGACTTCGCACCCGGGGAATATCGGTTCGGCTGCCCGGGCAATGAAAGTCATGGGGTTGACCAACCTGGTTCTGGTGGACCCGGCCTGTGAAGTGGACGGCAAAACCTATGCCCTGGCGGCAGGTGCTTCCGATGTGGTCGAGAATGCCCGCATTGTGTCAACACTGGATGAAGCGATTGCCGATTGCGGTCTGGTGATTGGCTCCAGCGCACGTTCTCGTACCCTGGAGTGGCCGCAGCTGGATCCACGTGAGTGCGGTGCCAAATCGATTGCCGAAGCCGGTAACCACCACGTTGCGATTCTGTTTGGCCGTGAGCGAACCGGCCTGACCAATGAAGAATTACAACGCTGCCACTGCCATGTCTACATTCCTGCCAACCCTGAATACAGCTCGCTGAATCTGGCGATGGCGGTGCAAACGGTTTGTTATGAAGTCCGGATGGCCTACCTGGAGCAGCAGAAACAGGGGCATTCCACCGTCGTTGAAGACTATCCACGGGTGGATGAGCTGGAGATGTTCTACGAGCATCTGGAAAAAGTGACCCGTCAAACTCGGTTTATCAATAAGAACCATCCGGGGATGGTGATGGCGAAGTTGCGCCGGCTGTTTACCCGTGCTCGCCCTGAGCAACAGGAGCTGAATATTCTGCGAGGGATTTTGTCCTCAGTAGAAAAATCGCTCGAAAATCAAGGTAAGTAG
- the suhB gene encoding inositol-1-monophosphatase codes for MHPMLNIAIRAARKAGNHVIKSLEKPQAIEVANKGTDIVTNIDKEAEAIIIDTILKSYPEHCIVGAETGNQEGRDKECQWIIDPVDGTKNFVRGYPHFAISIALRMRGRTEIAAVYDPARNELFTATRGSGAQLNSQRIRASQPRDLTGTTLATSLPYAAKQHTESFMKIQNALFVECDDMRQSGSTALDLCYLAAGRVDGVFKLGQKPWELAAGELIARESGAICTDFTGNTNYLTSGNIVAGNARVVKPMLAKIREHGSDALAK; via the coding sequence ATGCATCCGATGCTAAACATCGCCATTCGCGCTGCGCGAAAGGCTGGTAACCATGTCATTAAATCACTAGAAAAACCTCAGGCCATTGAAGTTGCAAACAAAGGTACTGATATTGTTACCAACATCGATAAAGAAGCAGAAGCTATCATTATCGACACTATCCTGAAATCTTACCCTGAGCACTGCATCGTTGGTGCGGAGACCGGGAATCAGGAAGGCAGAGATAAAGAATGCCAGTGGATCATTGACCCAGTGGATGGCACCAAAAACTTTGTCCGCGGTTACCCGCACTTTGCAATCTCTATTGCCCTGCGTATGCGCGGCCGTACTGAGATTGCTGCCGTGTACGATCCTGCGCGCAACGAACTGTTCACCGCGACCCGCGGTTCCGGCGCCCAGCTGAACAGCCAGCGCATCCGTGCTTCTCAGCCGCGTGATCTGACTGGCACAACCCTGGCAACCAGCCTGCCGTATGCAGCCAAACAGCACACCGAAAGCTTTATGAAGATCCAAAACGCACTGTTTGTCGAGTGTGACGACATGCGTCAGAGCGGCTCGACGGCCCTGGATCTGTGTTACCTGGCTGCCGGCCGAGTGGACGGCGTATTCAAGCTGGGTCAGAAGCCTTGGGAGCTGGCCGCAGGCGAACTGATCGCCCGTGAATCCGGTGCTATCTGTACTGACTTTACTGGCAACACCAACTACCTGACTTCAGGTAACATCGTCGCCGGTAATGCCCGCGTCGTGAAACCAATGCTGGCGAAAATCCGCGAGCACGGCAGCGACGCCCTGGCAAAATAA
- a CDS encoding mechanosensitive ion channel family protein translates to MAQPQIPRQAWEDTASQAERLISEQSRDNSKLEVVRNQLAEQRDQAYKLATYKDVEVRALEAQLTALGPAPAEGGSEPEVIATRRESLEQALAVASGPIYYAEGAYERANLLIGEIDTQIRENTVSQWLSQSPTPLLPSRWQLAAGEFLGYSRQITAQFTTFFDDPEAKRQWLQGLPLFIAMILAASAFLARLQPWAFDRIDLKVEQTPSKSRALMLRLLATGLKLLFPALGTLGLTLGFQGFLPELASVRTLAAVLPAMLLYIVLSDWLGLLLFRPTAPSQRIIAVADTIAKKGKRTCLMLGGFLGLIILIGALKKDYDFSTASIAVLTLLAIICGSLLLWRLATLLSQAAPGKTEQEATGTAGKGVLATLTLLMKISSILSVVFVSIGYDNLARQAIIPMVMSMGLLAFAIVVYFGLLNLLSHIFADQEEAKQGLLSVFLVTLISLALAPLLALIWGARTTDIAEVWRLLSDGVAIGDARLSLNVVLTLLIVLFVGILLTRWLQYVLRHSVLPKTKVDIGARTALVTGTGYIGVTLAAIIAVSAAGLNLASLAVVAGALSVGIGFGLQTIVSNFVSGIILLIERPIKEGDWIEVSGYSGFVKKIAVRSTRIETFDLHDVVIPNSDLIAGTVKNMTLHSFHGRLIANVGVAYGSDLSLVKTILLQAAEEHPMVLSSPEPAVLFMEMADSALLFELRCYIRDIRQVFVVRSDLLFTLYETLTARGITIPFPQRDIHIKGLDESLRPTSPPDHSVNNKRDSQL, encoded by the coding sequence GTGGCACAACCACAGATCCCGCGGCAGGCATGGGAGGATACCGCCAGCCAAGCCGAGCGGCTGATCAGTGAACAAAGCCGGGACAACAGCAAGCTTGAAGTCGTCAGAAACCAGCTGGCCGAGCAGCGGGATCAAGCCTATAAGCTGGCCACCTATAAGGATGTGGAAGTTCGCGCGCTGGAAGCCCAGCTGACGGCATTGGGCCCGGCACCGGCAGAGGGGGGGAGTGAGCCGGAAGTTATCGCGACCCGAAGGGAAAGCCTGGAACAGGCGCTGGCTGTAGCCAGCGGCCCCATCTACTACGCCGAAGGTGCTTATGAGCGGGCCAATCTGCTGATCGGTGAAATCGATACCCAAATCCGGGAAAATACCGTCAGCCAGTGGCTCTCCCAAAGCCCGACGCCGCTACTCCCCAGCCGCTGGCAGCTTGCCGCTGGTGAATTCCTTGGCTATAGCCGCCAAATCACCGCGCAATTTACAACCTTTTTCGACGATCCCGAAGCCAAGCGGCAGTGGTTGCAAGGCCTCCCCCTGTTCATTGCTATGATCCTGGCTGCCAGTGCTTTCCTGGCCAGGCTTCAGCCCTGGGCCTTTGATCGAATTGACTTAAAGGTCGAACAGACACCATCTAAAAGCCGCGCCCTGATGCTCAGGCTACTTGCCACCGGACTGAAGCTACTCTTTCCCGCTTTAGGGACGCTCGGATTAACCCTTGGCTTTCAGGGGTTTCTGCCGGAGCTGGCCTCTGTCCGGACCCTGGCCGCGGTGCTACCGGCAATGCTGCTGTATATTGTGCTCAGTGACTGGCTGGGACTACTGTTGTTTCGCCCAACAGCCCCATCACAACGTATCATTGCCGTCGCGGATACAATTGCCAAAAAAGGGAAGCGAACCTGCCTGATGCTCGGCGGCTTTCTTGGCCTGATCATTCTGATCGGAGCGCTGAAAAAAGACTATGACTTCAGCACCGCTTCCATTGCCGTACTCACCTTGCTGGCCATCATCTGCGGCAGCCTGCTACTTTGGCGCCTGGCTACGCTCCTCAGCCAGGCCGCCCCCGGAAAAACCGAGCAGGAAGCAACAGGCACTGCCGGTAAAGGCGTGCTGGCGACCTTGACTCTGCTGATGAAAATTTCCAGTATTCTGAGCGTTGTCTTTGTCTCGATTGGCTACGATAACCTGGCCCGTCAGGCCATTATTCCGATGGTGATGTCGATGGGGCTGCTGGCATTTGCCATTGTGGTCTACTTTGGCCTGCTCAATCTGCTGTCGCACATTTTTGCAGATCAGGAAGAGGCCAAACAGGGGCTGCTGTCCGTGTTTCTGGTAACCCTCATCTCCCTGGCACTTGCCCCCCTGCTCGCCCTGATCTGGGGCGCCAGAACCACAGATATTGCTGAAGTCTGGCGACTGCTATCTGACGGGGTTGCTATTGGCGACGCACGGTTATCACTCAATGTCGTCCTCACCCTGCTGATCGTGCTGTTTGTCGGAATTTTGCTCACCCGCTGGCTGCAATATGTACTTCGTCATTCCGTGCTGCCCAAGACCAAAGTCGATATCGGCGCACGGACCGCCCTGGTCACCGGAACCGGCTATATTGGGGTGACGCTCGCGGCCATTATTGCCGTCTCGGCCGCCGGCCTGAACCTTGCCAGCCTGGCGGTTGTTGCCGGTGCACTCTCCGTCGGGATAGGTTTCGGCCTGCAAACCATTGTGTCGAACTTTGTCTCCGGGATCATTCTATTGATTGAGCGGCCCATCAAAGAAGGAGACTGGATTGAAGTGTCCGGCTATTCCGGATTCGTCAAAAAGATCGCCGTCCGTTCGACCCGGATTGAGACCTTTGACCTGCACGATGTGGTGATCCCCAATTCGGATTTAATTGCCGGGACAGTGAAAAACATGACCCTGCACAGCTTTCATGGCCGACTCATTGCCAATGTCGGGGTTGCTTACGGCAGCGATCTGAGCCTGGTTAAAACTATCCTGCTTCAGGCGGCTGAGGAGCACCCCATGGTGCTAAGCTCCCCGGAGCCCGCTGTCCTGTTTATGGAAATGGCCGACAGTGCCCTGCTGTTTGAACTGCGCTGCTATATCCGCGACATCCGCCAGGTGTTTGTGGTCCGCTCCGATCTGCTTTTTACCCTGTACGAAACCCTGACCGCCCGGGGCATCACCATTCCGTTCCCGCAGCGCGATATTCATATTAAGGGCCTGGACGAGTCCCTGCGGCCCACATCTCCGCCCGATCACAGTGTAAACAACAAGCG